The Kryptolebias marmoratus isolate JLee-2015 linkage group LG21, ASM164957v2, whole genome shotgun sequence genome segment GCTGGATGGACTTGGAACTGCCTCTGAGCAGCAGATGGCTAGTGGATTGATGAGTGGAGACTGATGAGTGGTTTCAGTTAATGCATAATGAGACAAAGGATTTTGCTCAGCTCCTTGGATGGAAATGCACGCTACTTAAGCCAATTAAACACAAGTCAATTATTTAAGACGGAGCTGCACTTTATCAAGTCAAGACCATTGTTGTAAATGTTGCTGCATGTAGTTAGTggtacatttttttcagtttggaaTAATTTGGTGAAGAAACAGATGGGTTTTATTATATGTATGTGATAGAAACTGTGTTCCGTGCGTTTTTAATTGACGTAGAACAAGTTTTTATTCGTTTGGTGCTGTCAACATGTCCTCTCTTCAGAAATTCAATTCATTGTCTTTCTATTGTGAAAAAGAAGATAGGCACATGCATGTAACAGAAGAGGCACATACTCtatcccccacccccacccacacacccaccccGCCTTCCCGAACACACACATCACACCACACACACTCCACCCAGCCTAAACAGGATCCCGTTTCAGTCCCCTGAGTGAAGCTCAGTAAAAAGTGGGACAGTTAGAGGacattttcttctgtctgtctctcaccatgttgcctgtttttttttttttattttatttattttttgtatgtgtgtgtgcacgtgcatGTGTATGCAACCAGTAGCATCTGTGTCCCTTTGTTCAATGTTCCtatgaagcttttaaaactcTCCTCAGGCAATAATGAATactaatgtttatgttttattaaaggcactcattgcaatgtcacgAAGACcggacaaaaaaatattcataaattaagaaacaaaatctgcacagtaTTTTGCTCATAGTGGTGGTTGAtgtgtatttaaattaaaaatttgtatgCAAAATTTGTGACTATATGCCAGCTACTTTACTTacagaagtgactgaaaatagtttCAACATTAACTTTACCATTAAAGCAAGGAATAACTCTTAAaatctttagtttagtttttttttcagaaatgtagACTACTTTAAGATAAAAGAAGGTAAAGAATCATTGCTTTTGTGACTGAAGCTCAAACTTGCTGCCTTAAAGTTTCTCATTTTGCAGcatggttttattattattattatgattaataAAGGCTTTGTCTTCATTATCTACCTTTAATTAACTTAGAACCATGAGATTGCCACCAGTGGCAAAAGTAAATGTCATTATGTCTCAGCAGATCTGATCCGTTGTCTTCTCATGTTGGTTAATAACATTAAAAGTGAGCCAACATGTCAGTGTACAAGATGAAAATCAGCCTCTATAAAACACATTTGGGGTTTTCatctcttcttttctgtttttcagttcacCTACATGATGAATTATCTCGTATCAGGAAAAAATAATCATCAGGTTTGacagtttgatatttttagtcAAGTATTTAGTTTTCAATACAAATGAATTGGgttctgtaaaacacaaaatgaatgaatgaatgatcaGTTTTCATTTAGCAGACTAACATCTTCATGCCTAGGTCACATTGCAtcaggatgtgtgtgtttgtttcctgtttgtttgtctgtttctttgttcaCATGCCAGAATGTTCTACACTTACGTGTGTCCGCAAATTACTAGTTAGTGATTAGATACAGACTCTTAATATGCACAAGATGCGTTCTCCTCATCTTGCCTTTCCCTTTATGTAACACTGCGTATTTAAGAGCATGAGGTGGTTTTTGGATTTCCACCTTTAGCAAATATAAGATATCAAATGTGTTTGTCTAAGTAAATCCTTTAATCTTTGCTTGGCTTTGAATATTATAGTTGACATACTTGGTTCTGCTGGCATGAGAGAATATATCAACCATGATTAAATGccaaaagacataaaaaacaaacctgacaaaGACTAATATGCAAACAAAGCTCGGGTGTGGCACATCGACTATGATTGAACTACCTACAGTACAAAcgagtttaggttttgttagACAAGAACAAATAgaacccacacacccacacaaattGAACTGTacattcatcatcatcatcatcatcatcagggtACTGCCGCCCAGGTTGTGTAAGGACAGGGGGTCTTACAGATTTAGATTAAACTattagttgtgtgtgtgttcacacattCACATGTCTGGACAATATTAAAACCCTCAGGATTAGTGCCTGAGCTCCTTTGTTACTTAACTAAACAACAGGGAGTGGTACAAACAGTCAGTAAGCTGTCTAAGACCAGACCGCTCAGACACTTTTATATTCCAAGAATATCCGCATTTCTAcaatcttctttttatttattttattacgtTATTGAATAGGTCAAATAACACCTGCACATAAATTAAAGGAgtagttcagatgttttcaagtggaaaaattataaacaattaatatctcacctgttgcttTTAGgagaaaacagtttatttctgcccagactgatgagctaacggatCGTTCGAGGGGGGGGGCAAGTGAACTGCTGCCGTATTACAACAACGCTGATCTCAAAAGTTTCAATGCAGTTCAtgcaaaaagtgttttataaactttatattCACATAGCACAGTTATTTATGTGGAAAAATAGGATTATTTGCAGGTGCAAataatggcagcagcagctagctgtatcaCTTTGGGAGCAGCCTGGgccacttccagcaggaatattgtAAAATTTCTGAATAAGCATGTAATGTACAACTGACATatataaatgttcataaaactgctgttttttgttttgttttgtttttgttttcagattaaaattaattttagacAGAATAAATCTTCTGTCTTATAACAacatgagctaatggctagtacTGCTAAAACTAACTGTTAACTCAACAATCTAGtctaaattaaagtttatttctccaaactgaggcagttcaaagagctatctacaaccggccagatattaattgttcacatttccacagaaccccacatcaACTGATCTGAACTTTTGATAAATAccatgaaaataattaaaatcttaATATGTATTTATAAGAGTTTAATAAGTGACATTTTTTGTCAAAGTGAGTAATGTCAGTAGTGTATTGATAAACATGGTTCCATGGGCTGACTAATTAAAACAACTCACTGTtatatatagtatataaaaaataatcaaggCTGCACAATGTTGGGAAAACGTTTGATTGAAAAATGTAGAATATTGCAATGATAACATGTTGTGATAAACCCACATGTTCTGTCATTACAATGTTCACAACACACTACATGCATCGACTGTGGGCATTTAGAGGCCGTCTGATTTCCAAATTTATTGgcagtttgtgtctgtgattttattttatattgattttgCACACACAGATATTTCAATACTGATTATTATTCAGCCCTAATATCTATGCATTGACCTCTGATTATAAGCAACCCACAACTCACTGAGTAATGTGCTTCCATTATGCTTTACAGTTATAAAGGATAACGACAGTAATTAGCTATATTTAGCTGCACTAAACAGAGTAGTACTGCTGCCGAGTTAAAGCaattgaaaaaaatgataactTACTTTCCTGGTGTCCTCAGCATTCCTCTCAGTCAAATAGATTAAAGCTTATTATATGTAATGTAAGTATATCGATCATGCAAAGAAATTTGATTAGAACAGAATAAATGAGGAAAGAATGAGCTGGTAGATGATTTTAATGACttgcaaagaagaaaagagtATATCCAACCAGAGCATGCacaacatttataaacatttagacATTTTCCAAGCATGTTGGATGCATTTATGTCCGTTGTAGGTACAGAAATCCTGGCCTGTCATAGTGAATGTTCTACCAGCATGGTGTGCAGCACTCAGCTGAATGATTCAAAGCACTGGGAGAACCATCAGCAGCTTTTCTCAGGAAGAGACTTCTTAATGTTTAATGTAAGGTAATGTGCACAAGTAGGCTACGGGAAGGCTTCTCTAACAGGAAGCTGAGAATGGAGTAACCTGACAAACTTTCAAAGTTAAAATTCTACCcgtgttgaaaaaaaataaactgagcagGACTCTATGACTGACACAAGGCATAAAACACCTTATTTATTAGTCATTACTTGAAGGTTAgttaggttaaaataaaaattaggaagctgcaaaaactaaaacaggaaatgaagttagaaatatgttttgcttgcagaaaactggaaacagaaaacatattgTGCCATCTCTTCTTGCAATTCAAATATTACAGAGCTTCATAGAAAGCTGAAACAGTCTCTACACACATCACATCGCTGCACTACCAGCCTATCTTTATTGCAAGTTCCTACAAATGAACAACGACTGGTTTATTTGCTCATAGATGCTCATTTGTCTGATGCCAAATGTCACTTTCTATGCTTGCTTTGTGTTTGAATAGAGCTCTATTTATTTCTGGAGCATGTGAAGGTGGCTACCCTGCAGAGGTGACAGAGAAAATAGTTTGCTGCTAATTTGATTTACAAATTCCATGAAGTATTCAAAGGCAGACTGGCTAAAAGAGGCGCAGCAGAATTTGACGTTTgcaaagcaaaaacatgcagatcACCTGTCACCTCTGTTTGTCCTGACATCCTCCAAGTTTTTACATCTTGTCCTTCTGCTGCAAACTGACTGAAGAAGGCATTTATTTGTATGACAGATCTAATCCAGTCCAGACCTAAATCTTTCTGAGCTCCGATATGAAGGAAAGTTCCAGCATTAGTCTGGAATCAACACAGACCTATTTTGAGGAGAGCCAAACTACACAGCCTGATGGCTCCATTTCACATCTTACAGGCCGGATCAATAAATCTAACCCAGATCTGAAGCCGTTTACTAACACTGCTGCTCCAAGACGAGCCATATCTGACGTAGGTCAAAAAAAGTAACGGcagcaaatagtttttttttttgtttacctaaGCTAACATAGTTATTGGTCATTGTTGAAGCGATCGTAATGCTATTGCTCACATCTGTGTGTATCTGTTTgcagcaaaatatctttaaccagtggacagattttaatgaaactctcagaaagtaatcattagatgtgcatctacaactgattaactttaggactGGAGCCCATTCAAGATGATTGCCAGAGCTAAGCAACCCTAGAGAACACcaaaatggttgtaactcactgaactttacagatattgagctcaaatttggtgtggtggtagctgagggtAATTCTTCACACATCCTTTGAGTGGTGTCCAATCTTGGTTCTGGAAGGCCattatcctgcacgttttaggtGACACATCTGATATGAATGACTGAGcgattaacgggcttctgcagaacttgaccTGCTGacgagcagggaaacatctaaaatatgcacattatttacaaggttggaccaaaacagtAATAACTCTGTCCTTCTCAGTGCAAGATGATCTAAGttattctggcatgaaaggcagctggtgatatgcatcccttcaaagaatgctaggcctttaaatattgttaaatttcATGGTTTTGTACAGTTTAGAGCTTTGGTGTTACAACAGTATCTGACAAGCAGCATAGGTGCCAGGGCAGCACAGATCAGGGTCAGTTGTCAAAAATAACACACGACCAACTTAGAAACCAGATGGGATCAATGGGATTTGGAGATCAATGCACATTACTAAATCAGATTATCTGCTTGATGTAAGAGAACAAAACCATTGAAGAGTTCAAAAACTATCAGAGGTAGCAACCCAAAACAAACGTTTGGTCCGTTATATCCTGccatctctttttaaaatattctgtggTGTTCGTATTTGGTTTTCGGCAGTCGGATCAGAACAAAATCAGCTCAACATTAGATTAGGCTGGCCTCCTGCCTTTTTATGAAATTAGATAGTTTCAGTGCCAGAAACGTTGATGAAAATACATCCTTGAAAAATGCGTTTTAAAGCAGAACAGattacacacattttttttgactgatgatgagtttattctccttttttcttcatGAGTTTTTATAGTGATTTAcaacattcataaaaaaaacaagcctttttaTGGTAAGTGCAATATATGAGATAATAATGAGGCTTTCCACTGAGATTTAAACTATACAGACATGAACATCAGCAACTTGGCGTTGCTTAATCGGCACATGAACACAAAGAGAACGATCCTTTGCccttcacacactcacacacactttcagaaAGTCCCTTCACTCTGCTGCGCCCACATTGTGTTCAGAAAGGTTTCAGCAGGTCATACGAGCCACGCCAAACTCCAGACTGACGGCAGCAGGCTCTTCTTTGGCCAGTTCGCTTTTGTATGTCCCATCCAGCTCGCCGTAGCTCTGCTTCCTGCTCTCAGTACCACTGCTGCCCTCTACTGTCCGCTCCGTGTCCGTGCTCTCCAGGGCCTCCTCACCCACCTcgtcctgctcctcctcgtGACACCGCGCTTCTTTCTGGCTGATGGGAGCGCCCAGGATGAGGGAGTCGGGACGTGGCGGCAGGGGGTTGGAGCGCTGGTCTCTGGTGGGGGGAGGTGCGGGGAGGTCAGAGGTTGAAACCGGGGTCACGCCGAGCTGTTGGAGCCTCTGAAAACACAGGTAGGTTTCATTCAGTCGTGTTAAATatcttttataataataataattagtacAAGCATCTAAAAAGTACCCAAAACAAATATCAGTAATTTTAACATCCAAAAAGTTTCAAGAGCTAATGGAAGATTACAGTAGTTTGTATAATATCAAATCCATCAGAAACAGCTGGCAAAATATTAAGAGGGATGCATATCACACAATCTTGTGATATcgcaagatgtcatgctcagagtaggggctgtgaatgactctcagctaccaccacaccaaattttataaaactgactaataaaagctattttgtgtagattagctgtggtgggtATTTTGAATTGGAGTGACTCCAGCTGTTAATCTGTCGTAGATGTAaatccagggattactttctgagagtttcattcaaatttgtccaacagtaatgagatattttgctaacagaccaacaaggtagactccaacagttaatgccaaggttttaagcaatgATATCACCTAATGTGTTGCTCTAAAAGTATGCACTGGGGATAATGCTCAACAACTACCATACTGAATTTGatctcagtgtctgtaaaattggctcagttgtaaccatttttgtgttgctaaggttagttggctgtggcagccatcttgaatcaggttgactccaaaagtaaatcagcagcatgtatgtataaataaattttaacagAGGTCTTGTATAACTTTTCCTAAGAAGCTGTGAGTTCAGGTATGAAGAGACTGACCTCACACCTGCCCTTAGCTCTCAACCAGATGcaaaattatgcaaattataaaaaacCTTTTCCAATTTCGTCAACAACAGCCACTTCCACAGCACTTTGAATATTAAAATAGTCACAAATATGTTCACAGAAAATAGCTGGAACCTGAACCTTCAGGAGGCAGAATCTTTTTAATCCTCAAACACgtggtttggtttgtttgggaCTCTTGCCTTCAAGCTGCTGTATTCaaagaatatataaataatCAGAAACATCAAGCTGCTTGTAAAGACGTGAAAATACAAAGAGGGTGTATTCAGAGACGAAACTGTAAGCACACTGTTTTCCCAGTAACAGGACCTGTGACTTCAGTTTGTCTAATTTCTGCAGAGTAACGTGAAAGCAGCTCACAGCCTCCAGTGCCTGCAGCGTGCTCTCCAACTTGCGGCTGTTCTCTTTCAGAGTCACGAGGCTTTTGAGGATGGACTGCCGTGGATGCAAGGACCGATCGAACTGGTGGTACATGTTCCTCCAAAACCTATGAAGCATTAACGTAAATCAGACgcaaacaaataaagtgaagcattttaaaaaaataaacacaagaggAAGCAGGTGAGGTGTCCTGCACTGACTTGAAATGGTAGGGCAAGGTGGAGGGCTCCAGCACAGGGTGGGCTTCAGAGTATGCAGGGCTGTAGAACGGATTCAGGTAGTTCTGTTTCTCACTCATCAGAAAGGCCCACAGTGAGTGAGTCCGCTCTCGCAACCTGGAAGACAGGCAACATGGGAAAACAATCCAAACAGTCGTTTAGTTTGTCTTAAAAACTTCCGTTTGGTTTTGTTTCGACTGCCAGGAAAAAATGTCTTAATCTGACAGAATTAAACGCACTAAAAGAATCTCTGAACTACTGTAATGACGTAAGCAGGAAGTTACTTTTAATCTACATCTTAAGGTAAGAGTTACGCCTTTGGCAACAAACTGTGAATGCCGTTCACgcgggagtttccaaaatgtctcaaaacgcACTAGggctggatgtttttgtttttgtcttatatttattcaaactcCCAGAGAAATTTGGACCAAATTTCTTCTGTAGTTCCtgaaaatgtgacagaaaacgTGTATTTTCTCACACTTTTGTGACTCCAACTAGTCCCCAGTAAGAAACTACCTTTAGATACAAATCCAATCTGGTTACTTGAAAATAAGTGACTTACTGCAActcctctctctgcctctgatTATTCCCGAGGAAGTTTCCGTACTGACACGAGTGGACGTGTTCGTGGATCTGCAGCAGGAACCACTCGCTGAACTCAAACGCCTGAAGAAAGTGTCATTGTCAAAGTAAGTacgatttaaaaacatttcaagtaAGATCTGACATGTCGCCAGCACATTCCCACAAACCTGAGGAAACTGCTCAGTCAGCTGCCAAACACACTCCAGAAACTGAGTGAAGATGGGAGACACTTCCTTAGGATCCCCGTCCAACTGGTCACACCTTGGGGTAGAGGTAAAGATGCTGTCAtaagtcactttttaaaactatattaaCAAAAATTATATCAAGAGATATTGATTATTATGCACAGCTAAATATAAACTCTATAATCAAGATGATGTCATGAGGAAACACGACAAACACCGACTGAACTATTTGTCTTAAAGGGACTCATAATGTCatgaaacaaaatctaaacaGTTTTCTCCCCTCATATCGATccttaatgtgtccttaaattaagaATTTGTAAGCAACTCCCACtgagtttgtttacctacggaaacgGTGACGTCCGTTAGTATGTCTTtaatgctcagatttgttgagtaaagtatccAGATGAAagcactttgtttacattgagtgcggaCCTGCATTTCACCACTGCGTATCAATATATCTGGGAAACGACTGGAGTAAAccctttcaaactgcaccgtttgatGTAGTTCAGTACGTTATATTTCCTCGTTTGAATTGAGTACTTCTacgttatttaataaaactcccacCTGTCTGAAAACTTGTGACCAAAGGAAATCCAGTCTTTCTCGATCAGCACctacaagaaaaacaagtacggaaaaagacacatttagcACAGACAGGGGATTAGATTAATGCATCTGCTTCGGGGTTTGTGACTCGTACCATAAAGCCCTTGATGGTGCGATAGTAGGGGTCCATAAGCAAAGACCCCAGAGCGCAGACTTGGGCTGTTCGGTCCCATCCGTCTGAGCAATGAACCAACACACTGGTCCCTTCCACCGTCACCGCCTGGAGAACAGAGGGAACAGAGAGAAAATAGTCCTTCAGGGATGCTTTGTATAATGGACCAATGAGGATGAGCtaatatacataaaaaaggaaTTACCTTGGTAAGAAAGACGGCTGCATCGACTACAGCCTTGATATGCCGCAGCCACCCACTACTTTCTAGTCCCGACAGGAAGTCACTCATGGAAAGAGACCGAGTCCCAATCACTGAGAGAAAGAGTTAACAACTGTGAAAGCTCCCTTCACAGTTAACAAAACATTGCAGTGCAGCAACAGCTGTTCAACCTTCAAGCAATTTCTGCAGGCTAGTCCTCATCACGTGGATGTTTTCGATCCCAACAAACTGAAAGCGGATGTTGGAGTAGTTGTCCTCGTTCTCGTAGCCTTTTCCTGCTGCTCGGTTTGCCAGAGCATTCAgctgcaagaaataaaaatcactaCATTTACTGTAGTTACTGACAGCGTCCTGAACTTCTGCTATGTTACTCAGAAAAAGGTCTGTGTTTACCTTTGGCCTTGTGTCCATGACGTAAACAAATCGGCTGTTGTGATTGGCCTTACTGATGGCCTGCAGCATGTTCTCGTCTTCCAGGCACCGGGCGCTGAACCCAGAGAGAGGCTGACTGCAGCGACACACTGCCGCCTGTCATACAAAACACGAGTCACATCGACTTAAGCCCCACGAGCCTTTGCACAATCACATTTATATCCCGGAACACAAAAGGATCATCTGTTAGCTTTCCAACCGCTAATGAACCGAAAAGATCTTTACGGTTTTTGCAGCTTGGTGAATTaagtctaatttatttaaaggtgtttttttcaAGCTGGATAACTGACGCAGGAAAAGCGGTTCAACAATATATATGACAGAGAGTAGGTAGGACTCCTGCTGTTTAAATGTTAGATTACAAGAAAATCAGAAATCTATTTAACTGCATATTTTAGAAAAGTAA includes the following:
- the mtmr6 gene encoding myotubularin-related protein 6 isoform X1, producing MEHIRTPKVEQVRLQDRFNNKSTNGTLYLTATHLIFVESSSNNSTSAGQEVWILHHHIASVEKLSLTTTGCPLVIHCRNFRVVHFVLQRERDCHDIYSSLLCLLRPVSHEELYAFSYNPKQNDQQREEGWQLIDLGAEFERMGVPNDQWQHTDVNRHYKVCETYPRDLYVPITASKPIIVGSSKFRSKGRFPVLTYFYQEKKAAVCRCSQPLSGFSARCLEDENMLQAISKANHNSRFVYVMDTRPKVNTDLFLSNIAEVQDAVSNYSKCSDFYFLQLNALANRAAGKGYENEDNYSNIRFQFVGIENIHVMRTSLQKLLEVIGTRSLSMSDFLSGLESSGWLRHIKAVVDAAVFLTKAVTVEGTSVLVHCSDGWDRTAQVCALGSLLMDPYYRTIKGFMVLIEKDWISFGHKFSDRCDQLDGDPKEVSPIFTQFLECVWQLTEQFPQAFEFSEWFLLQIHEHVHSCQYGNFLGNNQRQREELQLRERTHSLWAFLMSEKQNYLNPFYSPAYSEAHPVLEPSTLPYHFKFWRNMYHQFDRSLHPRQSILKSLVTLKENSRKLESTLQALEARLQQLGVTPVSTSDLPAPPPTRDQRSNPLPPRPDSLILGAPISQKEARCHEEEQDEVGEEALESTDTERTVEGSSGTESRKQSYGELDGTYKSELAKEEPAAVSLEFGVARMTC
- the mtmr6 gene encoding myotubularin-related protein 6 isoform X2, whose protein sequence is MEHIRTPKVEQVRLQDRFNNKSTNGTLYLTATHLIFVESSSNNSTSAGQEVWILHHHIASVEKLSLTTTGCPLVIHCRNFRVVHFVLQRERDCHDIYSSLLCLLRPVSHEELYAFSYNPKQNDQQREEGWQLIDLGAEFERMGVPNDQWQHTDVNRHYKVCETYPRDLYVPITASKPIIVGSSKFRSKGRFPVLTYFYQEKKAAVCRCSQPLSGFSARCLEDENMLQAISKANHNSRFVYVMDTRPKLNALANRAAGKGYENEDNYSNIRFQFVGIENIHVMRTSLQKLLEVIGTRSLSMSDFLSGLESSGWLRHIKAVVDAAVFLTKAVTVEGTSVLVHCSDGWDRTAQVCALGSLLMDPYYRTIKGFMVLIEKDWISFGHKFSDRCDQLDGDPKEVSPIFTQFLECVWQLTEQFPQAFEFSEWFLLQIHEHVHSCQYGNFLGNNQRQREELQLRERTHSLWAFLMSEKQNYLNPFYSPAYSEAHPVLEPSTLPYHFKFWRNMYHQFDRSLHPRQSILKSLVTLKENSRKLESTLQALEARLQQLGVTPVSTSDLPAPPPTRDQRSNPLPPRPDSLILGAPISQKEARCHEEEQDEVGEEALESTDTERTVEGSSGTESRKQSYGELDGTYKSELAKEEPAAVSLEFGVARMTC